agagagtgaatATCTGATATGGAGGCCTATGTAGAAAGCACCGGATGATTGATCTTTTATAAGTGGCACTTTCATCATCAAAATGACTTTACATGCAACGGCATTACCAGGACCAAGTAATACAGACAGATCAATACTGAAACTTGACCtcacccagtggcgtacctaggattttccacaggggggggggggggcaaattcgtccgccaaaaaatttggcaaacaaaaacaaaaaagtcttcaaccacaaataaaggatttcgtaccagaaaaagatttgacaagcacaaaaaaaaaggtcttcaaccacaaattaaggatttcgtaccagaaaaaaatttgggaaaaaaaaggtcttcaagactcgtcaggggggggggggacagggatATGTCCcctgcatgggttgtgactcgtcaggggggcagtctgccccccgtaggtacgctagtgacctCACCCCATTATCTTACCCCTATATATAATATACCTACCATCCTATTAAAAGATGACACTCGTGCTACTCACTTCTTAGTCTGGATATCCGATTATGTGTCCAGGGGTCAAGGccatattaatttgtttatggTGACTCACCGTCACCGATCAATCCAAAATCTATTTGACAAAGAACTAACAAGTTTTGTTACAGATACTTCACGTCCCTGTGCCAACAATGCCGTGTCAACAGTAGGGATATGAAGAAGCAATAAAGGGATACAGGCTATAGGCTACCAAAATAATTCCACGCATGCTTCTTTCTGTAAGACCCATGGCTCCAACCAGTTAATCGAAAATTAAACGATAGGCTAatttgcattttcatttattaaaactATAGGTCGGGCAACTCACAAACACTTATGTTGCCAAGAACAGTCATTCGatcatgaaagttcatctgtgtTGGTAAAAGATAACGATATTGTTGAACTTTGGTTCAcaacacaaaaaacagaaaataacgaaGAGTTACCTCGAAATTTTCGGCTGCTAACTGCAACCTTCATCAGCGATGTGACCCGATTTGACCTTAGTGACGTAATGGTCGATGGTCGGGTCGTAGACATTCGGAAGCTTGTATCGCCCCCGTCTCTGTTGAGAGAAGGTCTGAACTCCCGGATGTCATTGTtgtcattgtttaaaaaaaaagggagattcAAGATGAAATATTTATCTTCAACAAGAGCAAAAACTCGACACAGGGTACTGGCATTGTGAGCCTAGGAAATAACATCGgttggaagagagagagagagggggggggtattgCTACGCAAGCAAACTAAAAAAGGTGAATGTCGAAACTTAaagtgaaaacaacaaaatattgagTCTCATCTGATAGTATGGCTGATCTGGAAGAGAGTGACGCCTTCGTTCCCCAAATTTGTATTTACAAGTAGGTCTTATTGTTATACTGCCTGTTAATTTTGCTATCACATAttagtaaaaagtaaaaaaaaagatgagtttCTGATCAGCACCATCAATGTAGATGCATCTCACTTTAAGCTAACCACCGTCTATTTGACAGCCCGATCTATCATTACTTTTTTCTACTATGCATAGCGCCACCTGTGTAAATTCCCATGAAAGGGGCGTGGTCATTTTCGCTGATAATTCAATGCATTGAGGTCATTTCCGCGAACGATAGCCAGGCAATGGGTATCGTGTCGTCTGCAAATCAGAGATGTTAATGAATGCACTGACGTAGCTAGCAGACGACTTTTAGCCATCAGCGCAAAGACCGGTTGAACGAGAGAGACACAAGCGAGCATCACTTCTACATTGCATGACCGCATTATGAGCAACGTACGACTGTAAAAATGGCGGCATCACTTTCACAGCTCTCTGTTCTCAGTCAAATCAGTGAAGAATTCCTTCTTTGTCAAGTTTGTTTCGAACGATTTAGCAAACCGAAAGTCTTGCCCTGTCTTCATAGCTTTTGTgaagcatgtttattgagatacgctcCAGATGGAAGTCACACAATCAGATGTCCTCTATGCCGGCAGGAATCGGAACTCCCTGAAAATGGCGTCTCCGGGCTGGCTGATAATTTCTTCATACTGAATCTATCGGATGTATTTACACCGCGCAAGGATGAAGGGCCGAGGAGGAAAGCTGTTTGCACCATATGCGTCGGTCAAAACCCTGCTGAAGCTCACTACAGATGCTTGGAATGTGTCGACTTTTTATGTGATGATTGTGCACCATCTCACGATCACCGAATCGCCCGTTTCACTCGAAAGCATCACATCATATCCGTTCCCGCTTCTGAGAATAAAAAGCTTCTCAAACGCGAGATCATCTGCTCGAAGCATCAGTCCGAAGCGGTCCGGTTCTACTGCGAATCCTGCACCGTTCCCATCTGCCGAGAATGTATACTAATCGAACATAAGGATCACTCCCATACATTTCTTCAAGATGAGGTGACCCGACATAAAAACACCATCGATAGTCTGATGAAGAATGTTCGAGATCGAATCGCAACGTTCGAGGAGGCTCTTCGGGGAGTGGATGAAGTGGAGGCTCAGCTTGAGGCAAATCGTGGTCAGGCTGAGTATGTCATAGAGAGGACTCTCCAAGATATCATGTCGCTGTTACGTAAGCAACAGCAGGAACTAGGACACAGGTTAGCAAGAATTTGTCAAGGTAGAAAGCAGCAGCTAGTCGCCCACCGCAGGAGTTTACAATCTGGACTAGATAACCTTCTTAGTGGGTTTGACTTCACCGAGAAGGCTCTTGGACATGGATCCGAGTTGGACATTCTGTCGATCAAGGATCAGGTTATTGAAAGATTACAAGGACTAGCCGTGGTTTCTCCTCAACAAGACTTTACAATGGAGCAATTGAGTAACCTGTATTTTGAGGCAAAGGAAAGTGCCGTTGACCACTCCCTCCCCCAGCTAGGTGAAATCAAATGTGGTGATAAGACTTTCAGTGAACTCTCCCAGGCCACTGATACCAGATCTATATGTTCCATCGATTCAGCTGAACTTGACGACAGTTCTTTATCTGAATGTGCTCCCAAATCACCAAAGAGAACTGCTAAAGAGTCCGTGCTGAAGAAACCCCAGATATTATTCCACCTGAAAGATGAAACAGACGAAGCTGGAGAGTTCGACTGGCCAAGTGGTGTTGCTTCTACTGCTGATGGTGAGTACACAGCCATAGTGGATCGCGACAATGACCGTATCCAAGTTTACAATCACAAGGGAAGGTTTGAGTGTAAGTTCGGCTCGAGAGGGCGCCAGCCATGTCAGTTTGAGCTTCCTTTGGACATTGCCATTACAGCAGGTGATGACCCATGTGTGTATGTAACCGATGAATACAACCACCGTGTCCAGAAGCTGACCTTGTATGGCCAGTACATCCTCCACTTCGGTGACAACGGCCTCTTTAAGCAGCCATATGGAATAGCTCTCGCCGAAGATGGGCGCGTGGTGGTCACTGACATTGGGAAACACCGCATCACCATCCACGATCCTGACGGAAATCTCATCAGTTCCTTTGGTTCTCGTGGTGACGCCGACAACCAGTTTAACGAACCTCGCTACGTCGCCATCAGCAACAACCGTATCATTGTTTCCGACCATTGCAACCACTGCATCAAGATCTTCGACTTCAAAGGCACCCACCTACACACCTTTGGATCATGTGGCTCTGGTAATGGACAATTCATCGGTCCCACTGGAGTCTGTACCGACCAAGAAGGTAACATTCTGGTGGCTGATTGTGCCGACAGGCTACAGTTGTTCTCTCCTGAAGGAATGTTTATCCGTCATCTTCTGAATGAGTCTGATGGTCTAAGTGGGCCTCTTGGTATGGCTATGGCATCAAGTGGAGAGCTTGTAATCACTAATCTTGGTACTCACTGTGTTAACATGTTTAGGTATTCAAGCTGGGTTTGAAGTAAACATTCCCATGATTATCTATCACAAAAACGCACTTAACATGCTTAATCATTAGTCTCAgtaagaaaacaaatatatacacCATATGTGACTGGTAAGAATTTATGCCACTGCTGTTTGCCACCAGATGTAATGCAGCAAAATATAATAACTCCACGTTCATACCTAAAAAAGTTTGACATTGTGCATGAGCATATTGAGGAAATTGAGGTAATGATCACCATTTTTTAGAAACAGAATTATTTTGGAAGGAAAAAAGCAGACATAAAATTTCGCAACTTTTTAATCAAAGGGGACGCAAATTACCGGTACAATAAAATATCACAGAGTCAGTAAATTGGGGCACAAAGAGATGTTAGAGAAAACaattagaaaaataatgaacattATAAGGATTACATTGAAGTTTTGATGCGAAATCCAAATGAATGTACGATATGTCAACCTGACACCATATCAACATTATGGGTGCTTTGTTCACGATAACCGCTTTGCAAGCTGGTTAAAAAATAGGAACAGAGGTACTTGTAaattaattaaacaaatatgaaatatttgttactttaatttttatttggcagatatattataaatgaattattttttcaaagctTTTATAAAATCGAAGTTtgtttaacaaatatttttttcttagaatATCAatgttcaattatttattaGTTTTCATATTTACGCAaccaaaatacattttatttacttatgtcgtttttaaaatcaattttactgtTGTATTCACGCGGCTGCGtggatttttttgttatatactgttgttctctctctctctctctctctctctctctctcatatatatatatatatatatatatatatatatataaaactctccctctctctttcttgatGGTGATACGTCTATCTTGTCATGGGTCACCTTGACTACAATTAAGCAAACTTTAAGATACCAACTAAATTTAGACTATATGAACAGATTAACGCAAGTAAATTATGATAATCCAAATAAAGACCCAAACATTGTATGGAATAAATTGAATATGCGTCATTATTAGGATAATATCGACATTTGGTGTTGGATCTGTAGTTTCGCGATTTTTGCAGAGAATATTATTATCTGATATTACGAGGTTAACCACGGCTGTTTGGGGGATTAAGTGATTGAAAGATCATTCCCTGGGATTCCTTTGTGAAAAATCAATAATACTCTGCGCATTATTAAGAAAGGAAAACGAGTTTatgtatttcttctttttttaatcattcagGAAATTATAATGAGAAAGTAAGATGGAAGGTTTAAGGTTCACTGAAatgtcattttgtaaaaaatgaaaaataaataactacTAAATCtggttataattatgataccccaggtcattataaaaaaaacatattatacAGGCACATTACATCGACGACTCCTTTACGCCAATAAATATGGAAATTATTTGAATACAAACACTCATCGGTGTAGAATACATCGCTGGTTTACAAAATGACTAATTTGTATGTGACTAATAATAATGACCTTGCTTCAACGGCATGTATtgcaaaataacaatttaacaTAATATTGTCCTTTTGTGTGCCATTATAAGAGATATATCTATGTCCTCGTACTTCTTGCAGGGCAATTCACACTACTGCTTTTAATAGTGGCAATCAAAAGTCCATGTCACACAGTTTGCTTTTATTTTGCGTTATACACATACTCTATACAGCTGCATAAAAGAACTAAATATATCACCGTGTGAACACGCCTTGTACATCAGTGTCAAAGTCAATACGTTATGACTGGATGCTTTATTTACAGTACACGGTCAAAAAGAATGAATTATTGAATGGAAATTTTCCGTGATATTATTCATTCCATGCTGATCTCATCTCGGGCAAACATTCGTCATATTCATGTTTACAGGATTGTATTTTGGGGCATGTGGAGATTACATTTATGAATGAGAGGAAGCTATTCATTATGTTATAAGCTGTTAGTCAAAGACaggtcattttcatttcaaacgCCTTTATGCTTTGCTGGAAGCCATGCATGACAATTGTAATGTATTTGCTTTCACGATATTGTTCTTTCGAGCGCAAATTATAAAGTGTAGAAATTCTTCTTGCTGCCTAAAATAAAAAGTAGACTCGGTGTGAACATTGTAACAACATAAAACTTGGATTATTTggacactctaaaaaatattgggtacaaGTGTGtttccaaccaacattgggcatttcttttgggcatttttatctATCCAGCGTGATGGAAATTTTGCCCATTGTAAAGTAATTTCTGCttgttttttaaccttactggacaatatgcttcccgcattgagtaaaatactgccccCAAACTGGTTGGACaggacacataattaccttcTATTCGTGGTGGTAAAAttattacccaatatttttttacagtggatTTGAAAGCCGTCCACgtttcattttgaaagattttttcGATTGCAATAAAATTGTGAAAAAGGTTATTGCAAGTATTGAAAATAATAGTCATCAGGTTGttcgttttatttgttttatatctacAACGAAGTTATAACTTAATCATTGTGGTTTAAACCtgacttttttgtttgttttcagtCGAGGTGAAGCAAGTACGAGTGCGTAACAGAGTGATTAGTCATAttcatttaacatgtttaatagaAATGCATAAAAAGACCATTATGTTAGGGGATGCATGAAATAAACAGCAAATTGGAAAGGTAATATTCACAGTAGCTTTAGGTAGATCAAGGAGTGATAATTGAAACCATGTGGTATAATCCTTCTTAATATTCTTATCTTCGGAACACATAATCTCTCAATACTGCAATGCGACTCGATATGAATATAGAAATCCTCATTGCAATCACATTTTGAAGAGATAATGTTGTTTCGGATTTAGGTAACAGATATTTAATATTGCAGCATGACTTAATGACTTTACCTTAAACCTAATTGACAAGGTCTTATAAAATTGGGAAAATAGCTGTGGCTCACTTATGACTTGAAATATatcttgattttgtttact
The genomic region above belongs to Lytechinus pictus isolate F3 Inbred chromosome 12, Lp3.0, whole genome shotgun sequence and contains:
- the LOC129273646 gene encoding tripartite motif-containing protein 2-like yields the protein MAASLSQLSVLSQISEEFLLCQVCFERFSKPKVLPCLHSFCEACLLRYAPDGSHTIRCPLCRQESELPENGVSGLADNFFILNLSDVFTPRKDEGPRRKAVCTICVGQNPAEAHYRCLECVDFLCDDCAPSHDHRIARFTRKHHIISVPASENKKLLKREIICSKHQSEAVRFYCESCTVPICRECILIEHKDHSHTFLQDEVTRHKNTIDSLMKNVRDRIATFEEALRGVDEVEAQLEANRGQAEYVIERTLQDIMSLLRKQQQELGHRLARICQGRKQQLVAHRRSLQSGLDNLLSGFDFTEKALGHGSELDILSIKDQVIERLQGLAVVSPQQDFTMEQLSNLYFEAKESAVDHSLPQLGEIKCGDKTFSELSQATDTRSICSIDSAELDDSSLSECAPKSPKRTAKESVLKKPQILFHLKDETDEAGEFDWPSGVASTADGEYTAIVDRDNDRIQVYNHKGRFECKFGSRGRQPCQFELPLDIAITAGDDPCVYVTDEYNHRVQKLTLYGQYILHFGDNGLFKQPYGIALAEDGRVVVTDIGKHRITIHDPDGNLISSFGSRGDADNQFNEPRYVAISNNRIIVSDHCNHCIKIFDFKGTHLHTFGSCGSGNGQFIGPTGVCTDQEGNILVADCADRLQLFSPEGMFIRHLLNESDGLSGPLGMAMASSGELVITNLGTHCVNMFRYSSWV